TGTTGGTCTTCTTCGAAATCTCTTAAGACGAGCATGTCAGCATCTAATTTATGGTATACTAATTCCACTTGTTCCAGCAAAAGTACTATTGCTTCTTCTGCTAAGGGGTGTGTTTTATTGATGTAACAGTGATTGCCTTCTGTGAATAAGGAACCCATTCCCAAGACTTTTGAAGTCAGGTATAATGGATTTTGTTTTCTTTTTTCTTCTAGTTGAAGTGAAATCGATTCAGGTGCCAGCATATCGTCCTTCCAAAGTCCATAAGTAAAAAAAGTTGCTAGTATGGGAATTTCATTTTTGTCTTTTATTACATAATAATGAAATTCCCAATTATTTTCAGGGGACTTTGTATTTGAAAAAGCATTTTCCAAAAAAGATAATCCTTCCCAGTCGAATGTGCTTTGTTTTCCTAAAAGGTTATTCCAGTTTTGCTTGTCTATTTTTTTTATGGATGTTTCGTACTGTACTATTAAGTTAGATTTTGGCTCTTCATTTTCTATTTGAGGCATTGTTTCAGGGATGCCAAATGCCTTTTTTACTTTGTGAAGGCTATTACCTGATTCTTCCAAGGCTTTAGGAAAATGGAATTCCATTGCTTCTACTAGTGCTTTTATTTCTTCTTTTTGATTGTGGCGGGAAAGGGTAATACGAATACCCGTGTTTTTGATTGGTACTGCGGGGTATATTGCGGGATTTACATAAAAACCTTCATTAAAGAGTCTTTGTACCATTTTATAAGCGGTCAACGGCATAGCGGTACCTAAGAAAAATACTGGTGAGTTATTCAGATCAATCATTGGAAGGGTGGTTTTTTCCAATAATGATTTGAAATATTCTATCTTTTCTGATAAATCGCACTGTAAGCTCGTGATTTCGGTCGAAAGATGAATGTCAGCCGAAGCAATTGCGGCTGCTACAGAAGCGGGTTCCAGTTGTGCAGAAAAAGTAAGTGGTCCACCAAAGTTTTTAATTTTTTCACGCAGTCGATTATCTGTGCAAAGTAAAGTCGCTCCACTGGCACCAAATGTTTTGCTCAAAGTACCGAACAGTAAAACATTGTCTGGTAAATTTTTTAAAACATCCAATACGTACCCAGTGCCATTTTTTCCTCTCCAGCTCATGCCATGTACATCATCAAAGTACAGGTGTAGCTGCGGGTATTTTTTACACAGTTCCATCAAATTAGGTATTGGAGCGAAATCGCCAAACATGGAATATACCCCATCAGCCATATACCATATTTTATTGCATCGTGTAGCGAGGTATTTAATTTTATCTTCAAGCATATTCAAATTATTATGTCTAATCATTTCTACCGGGATGCCTCTTATTTTTAATAGTTGACAGGCATTTTGAACACTCCAATGTACCTGGTGGTCTAAAATTACTCCGTCTTCATCTCTTACCACTGTTGGAATTACTGCCAAATGACCTAGTGTACTGTTTTTAGTTATTATAGGTGGGATTCCATACATCGTTTCAATTTTTGATTCCAGCTCATTGTATAATGGATTGGAAATGTAAGTTTTGGATAGGGGGAATTGTGTACCATAATTTTGAATAGCTGCTATTGCTGCGTCTTTGAGCCGGATGTCTTGTTCTAGCCCCAAATACCCTGTCGTGCCAAAATGAAACATTTTTTGCCCTTTTATCTGTAGGGTACGTCCATTCAAAATTTGATCTTCAGCATAAAGGTGAAGTACGCCTTCTTTTTTTGCTCCAGCGATCACCTCATCGACGGTGTCAATGAAGCTGTTGTGTTTGATTTTTGCCATATTATTTTGGTTTTAGTTGTTTAAAAATATAACCACCTGAATATCTCTTACAAGTTTGATATTTGTGGCGTAAAACTCTGAATAAAAAGCTAATGAGATTCAATGAATTATAAAAAAATCCTTTTATGACAACAGATACTCCCGATTTGATAACATTTGTGATTATTTGTATCAAATTGTGTGTGTTTAATTTAAATTGTATTATTTTTAATATTTTTTTTGCTAAATTGTGGCGTTTTATTTAATTTTTTTAAAAAATGATGCATACTTTTCAGGATAATGAATTTGCTCAATTTTGGATTCATAACGAGATTCTTTTCTTTAAATACAAGCCTAATGTTGTCATTAATTTAACAGCAGCCCAACGCATCGTTGGTGATCGAATTCAGTTACAAAATGAAATGGCTTATCCTATTTTTTGTGATATTAGAGGGATTGTAGATTCTGACAAAGCTGCAAGGGACTATTTGGCGCAATCGGGTTCTATTCTTACCAAGGCAGTAAGTCTGGTAGGGCACCAAAGTGTTTCCTTAAGTATGATCTCATTTTATCTCAAAATATGTAAGCCAAGTGTTCCGACTAAGATTTTTACTGATGAAGCAGCTGCTTTAGTTTTTTTGGAAAAGTATGTCTAGTGGGCGGATATTTATTTATGACTAATATTTACACATTATGAATCAAGAAATTAATCTGCAGCGTATGCGCAGTATGTCTCAAATGCTTCTTGAAATGGCAGGAGGTAATTTTAGTAATCGAATTCAAAGAACAGAAGAGGATGATGAACTAGAAGGATTAGTTGTGCTTATGAATATGGTTGCCGAGGAAATGAAGGAGTCTGTTTTTCACGCGGGTTTTATAAATCCTCATCATTCCTACAGGAATCTAGTTCAAAGTACTTTTATCTTAGATGAGTGTTTTGTCATTAAAAGTTATAATTCCGAAGCCTCTGTTTTATTAAACTTAACTCCTGATTTGTTATATGATACGTTATTTAAGAATTTGTTATCCGAAGATTCATTGTGTTTTTGGAATCGTTTAGAAGAAGAAATATTGTTAGACCCTGACTATCATGCTACAGTGCAATTAATTTATATTGCGCAAAATAAATTATTAGTTCCTGTGTATTGTACTATTTCAAGGCTAATGAACTGCTCAAAAATTTTAATTAGTTTCGTAACTACCGTAGTAGAAGAAACTATTTCGAAATCTGCTATGATTACTCCAGAAAGTAAAGATCTACCGATTTTCTTAAGTAGACCTTCGGATATATTAATAATTCAAAATGTTTATGATTATATTTTAGAACATTTGGATAGTCCGTTACCTTCTGTTAAGGAACTCTCTTATATTTTTGGTACGAATGAAAATAAATTAAAATACGGATTTAAGCAACTCTTTCGGACGAGCATCTACCAATTTTATATCATTGAGCGGTTGAAAAAAGCGCATCTTTTAATTCAGCAGACCAAAATTCCTTTAAAAAGTATTGCTACTATGACAGGCTTTAACACTTATCCTAATTTTTCGAAAGGTTTTAAAAAGCATTTTGGGTATACTCCGATGGATATTAAAAGAAAATTTTGACAGCAGGAGGAAAGAGGAAAGAATAAAGAAAATAGAGAAAAGAATAAAGAGGAAAAAAGTATAATGTAGAAAAACTCCTTTTTTGACAAGTTATACTCCCGATTTGCTTCACTTTATTTATTTGTTTTTTGGAATTTTATATCGGATTAAATTTAAAGTTTAGCGATATGAAATTATCTTCCTCCACAGAAAGTATTATTGTCAAAGGTGTTAGCTTGCTGTATGCTGTATTGTTTGTTTACGCAGCAGTTAGTAAACTACTTGATTTTGAGAATTTTCAGGTTCAGCTAGGGCAATCACCCTTACTAAGTGCTTTTGCGAGTTGGGTTTCATGGGCTGTCCCAATTATTGAATTGCTTATTTCCTTACTTCTGATTTTTCCAAAATATCGACTTATTGGATTCTTTTCCGCTTTTAGTTTGATGATTCTATTTACTACTTATATCATCATTATTTTAAATTTCAGTTCTTTTGTTCCCTGTTCCTGTGGGGGTATTCTTGAAAAGATGAATTGGACTCAACATCTTATTTTTAATATTGTTTTTGTTTTGTTAGCTTTAGTTGGGATTCTAATACTAGGGCAAAATGAAATAACGGCACAAGTCAAAAAATGGAAACCTATTTTTATAGCTCTTCCAATCGTATTTGTTTGCAGCATTTCCGTTGTGATTTTACTTTTTATAGTATCAGAAGATATTATTCATCATCGCAACAATTTTATTCGTCGTTTTCCTCACCACCCAATATTAAAAACACATGAAAAGGATATTCATTTTAATTCTTATTATATAGCGGGAATAGCTGATGGGAAAATATATTTAGGTAATATTACTGCCCCGTTAAATATACTTGTTTTAGATACAAGCTTGCAACATCAAGAGCGATTCGTGATACAGCTTAAAAATGAAAATATTGCTTTTCGAAGAATTGCTCTAAAGGTTAAACCTCCTTATTTCTATGTTTTTGATGGAACAGTCCCAACTATTTTGAGTGGAAGTATCAAAGATTGGAAAGCATCACAATTAATGAAAGGCAAAGCTTATTTTTCTTTATCTGAGCCCATTAATTCGAAAACTTTTGTTTTTCGAGCTGTAAGCAGTACAATGCATAATTCTATTTTAGGACTTTTAAGGATTAGTGATACCATTCAAGTAAGATTAGCTCCTCATTTATTGCAAAAACAAATTGATGGACTTTTCGATACAGACGGGATGCTTTTGTATAACGAACAACTTCAGAAAGTTATTTATACCTACTATTATCGCAATCAATATCTTGTCATAGATACTAATTTAAAGCTGAATTATATAGGACATACAATTGATACGACTAGTCGTGCTCGTATTAAAGTAGCTTACATTCATTCTAGAAATCAAAGCAAACTTTCAGCCCCTCCGTTATTAGTTAACAAAGGCACTTCAACTTATGGGAATTACCTTTTTGTGAATGCTGGTTTAATGGGATTGTATGAGCCGGAAGAAATGTGGCGAACTGCTTCTATTATTGATGTTTATGATTTTAGGCATAAACGTTATGATTTCAGCTTTTATATTAATAATGAAGAGCAACATAAGATGGAACATTTTCAGGTTGTGGATAATTTAGTAGTTGCATTAATCGGTCATAAAATTGTTACGTATCGTTTGTATAATAAAGGGTTTCATCCGGCAAATTTTAAATCAAAAATGGGAAATACAATAGGCCTATAAAAACATACTGCGCGGTGTCAGGAAATCGATCGAAAACCTGTAAAAAAGAGTAGATCAAAAACTTTTAATTTAAATATTATGAAAACACGTATTGTACAAAAGGCGTTGCCTTTTGCAGCTATTGTTTTAGCAGTAGCAGGGGCTTTTGCAGCCAACATTTCCAGAACCAATGTCAGCACTTACGCTGATGTTAACGGACGAATTCCTTCCACTTGTGCCGAAACAAGTGTTGTTTGTTCGGATAATTTTAATCCACAAATGTGTACTAATGGTGCTCAACAGTTGTACAAACTAAATGCAGCAGGTACAGCTTGTCCTCAGGCTCTTTACAAAAAGATTCAGTAGGACTTCAACAACCCTATATTAATTAGGGGAAATGGCAATGCCGAACTTGAAAATTTCAGGTTCGGCATTGTTTTTTACCCTCTCACAGACCATTCAATAGTAGGGAGTGAACAAGTGTACGTATCATTTTCGTTTTACCCTGTCCCTAAAGGGAGTTGAAAATATTGCGCTTTATCTTTTTAAACTCCCTTTTTAGTTTTGACAAAGTGCATTGATTATTTTCGTTTTGCCCCGTCCCTAAAGGGAATCGAAAATTTGGAGTTTTTCATAATAAAAGAGGAATTTAGTAAGTAGCAATCCGTTGTTTAGATTCTTTTTGTGGAAAAAGGGATTCCTTTAAGATACAAATCGAACCATTCTTTTACTCTTGTATCGAGGTCTATTTGTGATTCGGGTTTACCAATGGCATGGCCTTGGCCGGGATATACCAGAAACGTATGTGGTTTTTGCAGTCTTTGTAACGCTAAATGTAGTTCGATGCTTTGCGTCCAATTCACGTTAGGGTCTTGCTGGCCCGTCCAAATCAACACTGGTGTATTTATGGAGGAAGCGTGTGCTATAGGTGAGTTTTCAATATATCCTTTGTAATTGTCAAACAAAGAGGCACCCATTCGCAATTGTGCGGATTCATAGCGCCACATATGGGAGCGCTCGCCACTGGATTCCATACTTAAATAATTACTGACTAGATCTGTACAGGCGGCACCCACGACTGCTGTTGCAAACCTATTAGTTTGTGAAATAATATAAGCAGTCTCATATCCTCCAAAGGAACCGCCTATCAAACCAATGTGATTGGATTCTACGATGCCCTTCGCTAGAACAGTATCAATAGCTTCTTGTACGCATGAAACGGCAGATTGTCCTGGTGTTCCTACTTCATAGGCAATGTCTGGATAGAATACTAAATAGTCATCGAATGTATAATTAGTTGGATTAAACCCATCCGAATTGTATTGTGTAGGATTAATATAGTGATGCATCATTCCCGATTGTCTTTCGTATAGGTGAACAATCATAGGATATTTTTTACTAGATTGAAAACCTGCAGGATAAAATAGTACTCCTTTCAAGGGTTGTCCTTTTTGGTTTGTATAAGAAATCAGTTCAGCATGTCCCCAGGAGAATTTATCCTGCTGCGGATTTGTTTTCAATACCAGCTGCTCTTTTTTCATGATTTTGCTCCAAAGCTGTAATTTTGGTGAACTCTCAAACGACTCTTCTTTATACAGATATTTTTCACTTTGCTTTGCCTTTTTCAGCATGCTGATTCTTGCCTTTTTATATACCATCACATTGCACTGACCATTGCTTTCCAAGTAATAATATCCTGAGGCTTTATTATCGCCCAAGGCTTCAAGTATCGTTCCTTTAGTAAAGTTAAAAGTACGGGTTGGTAAATTAGATGAGGTATTTATGATGTCATTTTCATTTTGGTAGATTCTGAAACGAATTTTTTGCTCCCGACCTTGGGTTAGTCTTTTGGCGTTTTCCCCATCTGGAGTTACTGTCCAAATATCATACTGGTCGTACACAATAAGCTTACCGTCCTGTGTCCAACCCGGACTACCATAAGGTGGCGTTGCTCCTGGCTGATCGAATTCCAAGTTATAAACGGCTGAGGGAATTAGTGTTGTAACATTGGTCTGTTTTTTCAATATAGGATCGTATATCCACCATTTTTTATCTTTAAAGTAATTGATATACCTGCCCTGTGGTGGTGCTCCTATATTTCCAATGGAATGGAGCTGTTTCTTTACTACTAAACTGCTTTTTCCTGTATTTAAATCGGTCAGGTAGAAGTCGGGTATTGCCTCAAATTCATATTGAGGTTCATATGCTTGATTATTAAATGTCAATGCATAGTTTTGATTCCCAGTTAACAATACGTTTGGCAAATCATCTGTTCCTATTTGGACTATTTTATTTTCCTCTGGCCACCATACTGCCAATTTAGGAATATGGGAAGGGTCTAGCTGTTGACCATGATGTACGCCTGTTACAACACTACTCCATATTTGCACTATTTCGTTTTCTTCCTTTTGAGGAACTGCAGCAGCTAGGTAAAAGAAGATTCGTTTGCCATCTTCTGAAATTTCAAGCGGCACGCGAGCAAAGGGAATTACAATATGTTTGTCTTTAAAGAAATCTGTCGACAATAATGGGTCTAAAACTACTATTTTAGGTTTTTGTTCTAATTGGGTTATGTAGTATAGCTTGTGGTTTTTTAGTTTAGCGGTCACGATATTAGATTCCTGTAAAAAGGAGAGTACATCGCCTTTACTATTCCACGTAAGGTATTTAAAATCCCCTTCTTTTTCTTGAACTAATGTCGCACTATTAAAATTGGAATTCATTCGAATCAGCTTCACTGTATTTTCTTTTGGTGTTACGTAGGCTAAAAGAGTACCATCCCCATTAAAACGATATTCTGAAACTCCATTGATCGTCTGTTCTTTACCCGTTTGTAAATGGAGTATGTGGAGAGACTCTTCCTTCTGTGATTCCTGTTTCGTTAGAACTACATATTTTCCTCCAGCTACAAACTCATATTTGGAAATGTTTTGAATCCATTGCAGTACACCCGATTTTAAGTTTAGTAATGCCATTCCTTTCTTTGAATCTTGCGCAATCCACCATTTACTGTCTGGACTAAAAAGTCCATTTTCTGCTGTTGGAAAATACTTTTTCTTCGCAGTTTGTGTGTTTTGTACAAATAATGTGTCCTGTGCTGAATGATAATTCAGTTTGTAGCTTATCCAATTTCCATCTTCTGAAATTTTTTCATCTGAGAGGGTACTCCATAATGGATAGTCTGCGGGTTTAAGTTGCCTTTTTGAAAAGGATTGGCTCCAAGAAGAGCCAATCCCAAGTATCAAAAGGAGAAAAATCCAGTTCGTATTCCCTTTTAAATTCATCCTCTTATTCATTTTAATATCCTGGATTTTGATGTAGGTTTTTGTTCAGTAGTAATTCTGTTTGAGGAATGGGTAACCATTTATCGGTACTTTTCCATCCGGGCTTTAAAGGACTTAAAATCCCATCTGCTTGTTCTGTTCTTTTTAAGTCAAACCAGCGTTGCCCTAATTCAGTAAATAATTCGACCCTGCGTTCTTGTTGAATAGCCAGCAACACGTTTTGGGGAGTGTTGGCCGCCGTATCTGCTAATCCTGCTCGGTTTCGAATTAGGTTTAAATCAGCTAAAGCACCAATCCAATTATTTTGATGAGCCCTAGCTTCTGCACGGATGAGGTATTGTTCTTCTAATCGCAATATAA
The Flavobacterium sp. WC2421 genome window above contains:
- a CDS encoding aminotransferase class I/II-fold pyridoxal phosphate-dependent enzyme, whose product is MAKIKHNSFIDTVDEVIAGAKKEGVLHLYAEDQILNGRTLQIKGQKMFHFGTTGYLGLEQDIRLKDAAIAAIQNYGTQFPLSKTYISNPLYNELESKIETMYGIPPIITKNSTLGHLAVIPTVVRDEDGVILDHQVHWSVQNACQLLKIRGIPVEMIRHNNLNMLEDKIKYLATRCNKIWYMADGVYSMFGDFAPIPNLMELCKKYPQLHLYFDDVHGMSWRGKNGTGYVLDVLKNLPDNVLLFGTLSKTFGASGATLLCTDNRLREKIKNFGGPLTFSAQLEPASVAAAIASADIHLSTEITSLQCDLSEKIEYFKSLLEKTTLPMIDLNNSPVFFLGTAMPLTAYKMVQRLFNEGFYVNPAIYPAVPIKNTGIRITLSRHNQKEEIKALVEAMEFHFPKALEESGNSLHKVKKAFGIPETMPQIENEEPKSNLIVQYETSIKKIDKQNWNNLLGKQSTFDWEGLSFLENAFSNTKSPENNWEFHYYVIKDKNEIPILATFFTYGLWKDDMLAPESISLQLEEKRKQNPLYLTSKVLGMGSLFTEGNHCYINKTHPLAEEAIVLLLEQVELVYHKLDADMLVLRDFEEDQQLNRIFHNQGFLKISMPETCIIQNSKWNSTEEFSATLSSRSRKHFFKEIVPFEQAFDIVIKDQLSDEELEQAYYLYQNVKNNNHAINTFTYPIDVFKKMESNRQWEFILLYLKNKEKEEITNPLIGILFCYKNTEHTYVPALIGMDYSYAKEFQLYRQLLFQAIKRARYLNLSKIDFGVSATFEKRKLGATIIPKVAYIQARDNFSMELMGTIQNEDKTHSKTK
- a CDS encoding helix-turn-helix domain-containing protein, with translation MNQEINLQRMRSMSQMLLEMAGGNFSNRIQRTEEDDELEGLVVLMNMVAEEMKESVFHAGFINPHHSYRNLVQSTFILDECFVIKSYNSEASVLLNLTPDLLYDTLFKNLLSEDSLCFWNRLEEEILLDPDYHATVQLIYIAQNKLLVPVYCTISRLMNCSKILISFVTTVVEETISKSAMITPESKDLPIFLSRPSDILIIQNVYDYILEHLDSPLPSVKELSYIFGTNENKLKYGFKQLFRTSIYQFYIIERLKKAHLLIQQTKIPLKSIATMTGFNTYPNFSKGFKKHFGYTPMDIKRKF
- a CDS encoding MauE/DoxX family redox-associated membrane protein codes for the protein MKLSSSTESIIVKGVSLLYAVLFVYAAVSKLLDFENFQVQLGQSPLLSAFASWVSWAVPIIELLISLLLIFPKYRLIGFFSAFSLMILFTTYIIIILNFSSFVPCSCGGILEKMNWTQHLIFNIVFVLLALVGILILGQNEITAQVKKWKPIFIALPIVFVCSISVVILLFIVSEDIIHHRNNFIRRFPHHPILKTHEKDIHFNSYYIAGIADGKIYLGNITAPLNILVLDTSLQHQERFVIQLKNENIAFRRIALKVKPPYFYVFDGTVPTILSGSIKDWKASQLMKGKAYFSLSEPINSKTFVFRAVSSTMHNSILGLLRISDTIQVRLAPHLLQKQIDGLFDTDGMLLYNEQLQKVIYTYYYRNQYLVIDTNLKLNYIGHTIDTTSRARIKVAYIHSRNQSKLSAPPLLVNKGTSTYGNYLFVNAGLMGLYEPEEMWRTASIIDVYDFRHKRYDFSFYINNEEQHKMEHFQVVDNLVVALIGHKIVTYRLYNKGFHPANFKSKMGNTIGL
- a CDS encoding DUF6520 family protein, producing MKTRIVQKALPFAAIVLAVAGAFAANISRTNVSTYADVNGRIPSTCAETSVVCSDNFNPQMCTNGAQQLYKLNAAGTACPQALYKKIQ
- a CDS encoding prolyl oligopeptidase family serine peptidase; its protein translation is MNKRMNLKGNTNWIFLLLILGIGSSWSQSFSKRQLKPADYPLWSTLSDEKISEDGNWISYKLNYHSAQDTLFVQNTQTAKKKYFPTAENGLFSPDSKWWIAQDSKKGMALLNLKSGVLQWIQNISKYEFVAGGKYVVLTKQESQKEESLHILHLQTGKEQTINGVSEYRFNGDGTLLAYVTPKENTVKLIRMNSNFNSATLVQEKEGDFKYLTWNSKGDVLSFLQESNIVTAKLKNHKLYYITQLEQKPKIVVLDPLLSTDFFKDKHIVIPFARVPLEISEDGKRIFFYLAAAVPQKEENEIVQIWSSVVTGVHHGQQLDPSHIPKLAVWWPEENKIVQIGTDDLPNVLLTGNQNYALTFNNQAYEPQYEFEAIPDFYLTDLNTGKSSLVVKKQLHSIGNIGAPPQGRYINYFKDKKWWIYDPILKKQTNVTTLIPSAVYNLEFDQPGATPPYGSPGWTQDGKLIVYDQYDIWTVTPDGENAKRLTQGREQKIRFRIYQNENDIINTSSNLPTRTFNFTKGTILEALGDNKASGYYYLESNGQCNVMVYKKARISMLKKAKQSEKYLYKEESFESSPKLQLWSKIMKKEQLVLKTNPQQDKFSWGHAELISYTNQKGQPLKGVLFYPAGFQSSKKYPMIVHLYERQSGMMHHYINPTQYNSDGFNPTNYTFDDYLVFYPDIAYEVGTPGQSAVSCVQEAIDTVLAKGIVESNHIGLIGGSFGGYETAYIISQTNRFATAVVGAACTDLVSNYLSMESSGERSHMWRYESAQLRMGASLFDNYKGYIENSPIAHASSINTPVLIWTGQQDPNVNWTQSIELHLALQRLQKPHTFLVYPGQGHAIGKPESQIDLDTRVKEWFDLYLKGIPFSTKRI